One Deltaproteobacteria bacterium genomic window, TATGTCAACCCCACGACATGACTTATAAAGTAAGGGGCTTCCCTTACTTTTTAGTAATTTTTTCTTTATTGAAATGCTTTATCATCCTGTTAAGACATTTTTGCTTTTCTTTCGCATCACCAAGATGCCTTTACCTCATCTGGTATTTTCTCGCTGTCATGTCTTACTACACCCCTGAGACACGCATCGTGACAGATCCTACAATGAATATATTTAGCCATTCTATTACTGCCACACCATTCCATCAATCCTCCTTTTGTTCTCTTAGTTTTATGCAGGCGAATTTTGATTTCCCTCATTTTTCTCGTTTCCACCACATAACAACCGCTCTATTTTTTACCACCCAGGATTCACCTACCCCAGCTATCAAAAAAGTCTTTATCTTATCTGCAACTTGTTCATCATCCTCTATGAATTTTCCCAGGGAACTCGCTATATATCTAATACCCTTCTCTATGTTAAGTTTAAAGGAATATTTAAGGTGGCGAACATCTAAAACTCTTGACCATTCCCTTAAAATTACATAAGCAAAATAATCTGCATCCGATTCAAATTGTCCGGTGTATCTTTCCTTGCAAATCTCCTCAAAAGCCTTCTCCTCAAAGCCATAATAAATTCCATAGTTGTATCTATAAAATTCTACTTCCCTTAAGTTATAATTTAATACTTGAGAGAGGTAGAAAAAATGATAGGAGTAGCGATGTATATAACTATGTAGACTATAATTATTATTTGGTTCCCTTTTCTTATGTAGGCAAAGAGGTAGAGATAGAACTGAGTAAGAATTTATTAAAGGTAATTTTTTTTACCAAGGAAAAGAGATATAGAAGCTACCATCTACCCTTAGAATTTGATAAGGAGGTTACTTATGCAACTGCTTAGATCAAGATTAATGGACCAAGCTTCCGGGCTAAAAATCTAAAAGAAAGGAGGAAATAGACTTTATTTTTTTGTTTTACAACTATGGAATTTTCTCTGGCGTTACCTATGGAATTTATTATGACTTTGAGGCATGGGACTTCGGGTAGCCAAATTCAGGCGATTATGGAATGTAGAGGAACAATTTTTACTCACTGCTACGGCACAAAACATTAAAAAGATGGTGAAATTGCTTCATAGGGGTAAGCCAAGAGCCAAAAAGGTTGCTCAAGGAATGGTTATTCCCAGTGGTTATACCACTTACTGGTTTAAAATGGCGGTTTGGCCTATCAAAATGCTCTTCAGATTGAATTTTTGCCATTATTATGGGTTAGTTTAATAAAAATGAGTTTATCAACGGTCTGTTCATTCTGTCATTACTAAATCAAGTGTCACACTTTTATTTAGTAAGATCGTGTGACAATTTTAAATAGTAACCACAAATGTGTGAATTGTGCTTGACTTTAATATAACAATTTGACAAGTATTTAAAATACTTGCAAGTAAACGATGAAGTCGTTTGTCTTGACAAACGTTTTCAGAGTTTGCAAGTAATTCTGCAAAGCAGAATTACTTGACAAAAAAGGAAAATATATTATATCCTATACCTGTTAGCAGATTGGAGTTGAGAGTGCTAAAATGGAAAAATTGACAGAAAGACAAATTGAAACGCTAAATATTGTGGTTAAGAATTATATTCAATGGGGAGAAGCACGCGGTTCTCGCAGCTTAAAAGTTCAATTTAATGTAGATTTCTCCTCTGCTACCTTGAGAAACATTATGTCTGATTTGGAAAAAAAGGGGTATCTCACCCATCTTCATACTTCAAGCGGCAAAATCCCCACCCATAAAGGATATAGATTTTATGTGGAAAACTTGTTAAGTCTTGATAATGACAAACAGATTGTCTTTCTGAATCCCAAACAGTCACACATCAATGAAATCGCAAGGACACTGGAAAATATGGCTTATGAAATATCCAATATCTCCCGTTGTATTTCCATAACATTCTTCAATCTCACCCCTTTTTTGAAGTTGAAGAAAATCAGCCTTATTAAGTTGAGCGAAAATGAGATACTTAGCATTATTGCATCCAACATCGGCAGCGTGGAGAGTAACATTGTTTGTATAGAGGAATCCTTTTCTCAAGGACGGTTGGAAGAGTTTTCAAAATATCTATCTGAAAACTACTACAATTGGCGTATTGATGATATACGAAAGGATCTTTTAAATAATATCTTAACTCATGAGGACGAATGCAAGAAACTTTTTCTAAAGGTAGTTGAGAATTGCAATAAAGACAGGGTATACATTGCTGGCCAAAAAAACATGCTCTTTTATCAGGAGTTTGTAGAAGACATAAACAGATTGAAAAAACTACTCTCTACATTAGAGAAAAACAAAGATATATTGAAACTTTTAGAAAAGATTACGAAAGATGAAAATCCAGCAATAATTATAGGAGAGGAAAATCCAATGGAAGAATTGCGTTCAACATCAATAGTTGCCGCTCCTTATCTTTTAGATGAAAATATGGTAGGCGTATTTTCAATTGTTGGCCCCTTGCGCATGGATTATGAAAAGATCATTCGCTTGGTTAGTGGAACTTCCAAAAAAATAAGTATGCTTTTAGATAAGGGGATATAATGGTAAAAGATAGCGAGACAAAAGAACACAAAGAAGATAAAGAGGAAGAGCAAAAAAGGGAAGAAAAGGAAGAAAAAAAGGATATAGAGAAAGAATTGCAGGACATGAAAGATAAATACTTAAGATCGTTAGCGGAATTTAATAATTTTAGAAAGCGAGAAGAAA contains:
- the hrcA gene encoding heat-inducible transcription repressor HrcA, producing the protein MEKLTERQIETLNIVVKNYIQWGEARGSRSLKVQFNVDFSSATLRNIMSDLEKKGYLTHLHTSSGKIPTHKGYRFYVENLLSLDNDKQIVFLNPKQSHINEIARTLENMAYEISNISRCISITFFNLTPFLKLKKISLIKLSENEILSIIASNIGSVESNIVCIEESFSQGRLEEFSKYLSENYYNWRIDDIRKDLLNNILTHEDECKKLFLKVVENCNKDRVYIAGQKNMLFYQEFVEDINRLKKLLSTLEKNKDILKLLEKITKDENPAIIIGEENPMEELRSTSIVAAPYLLDENMVGVFSIVGPLRMDYEKIIRLVSGTSKKISMLLDKGI